Proteins encoded by one window of Paenibacillus urinalis:
- a CDS encoding helix-turn-helix transcriptional regulator has protein sequence MNKELLRENRVHGNPMFPVSVYPSVDQLNGDSILDCHWHDEMELILIESGSAVFHIDMNIYEAQAGDAIFVGSGEIHAGYLQGEERCVFSAIVFDPAWLSSASFDSLQEKMMDPILKRKLLPPRHISRHTDWGKSVLTHIDLILQEHEQMKPTMEISTKAHLYLILAEMFAYMQQAADLGNNIAAGSPDKIERLKTALGYIHDHYSEPIKLKDLSEHINMSEGHFCRFFKQMVQKSPIDYINHYRIQRACKLLENTNYKVVDIAMEVGYDNLSYFITLFKKQKKMTPSQYRKQFFEQISLEPVSV, from the coding sequence ATGAATAAAGAATTATTGAGAGAGAATCGCGTACATGGCAACCCTATGTTCCCTGTTAGTGTCTATCCGTCAGTAGACCAGCTCAATGGAGACAGCATTCTTGATTGTCATTGGCATGATGAAATGGAGCTGATTCTTATTGAAAGCGGTTCTGCTGTCTTCCATATTGATATGAATATTTACGAAGCACAAGCAGGAGATGCGATCTTCGTAGGCAGCGGCGAAATTCATGCGGGATATTTGCAGGGGGAGGAGCGCTGTGTCTTCTCAGCCATCGTATTTGACCCAGCCTGGCTGTCGAGCGCCTCGTTTGATTCCCTGCAGGAGAAAATGATGGACCCTATATTGAAGCGGAAATTGCTCCCTCCCCGCCATATTTCACGTCATACGGATTGGGGCAAATCGGTCCTTACACATATCGATCTGATTCTGCAAGAGCATGAGCAAATGAAGCCGACGATGGAAATATCGACCAAGGCACATCTGTATCTGATTCTTGCAGAAATGTTCGCTTATATGCAGCAGGCAGCAGATTTAGGGAATAACATTGCCGCCGGCAGTCCAGATAAGATCGAACGTCTGAAGACAGCTCTCGGCTATATCCATGATCACTATAGTGAGCCCATTAAGCTGAAGGACTTGTCCGAACACATTAATATGAGCGAGGGACATTTCTGCCGCTTCTTTAAACAAATGGTCCAGAAGAGCCCAATCGATTATATTAATCATTACCGCATCCAAAGAGCATGCAAGCTGCTGGAAAATACAAATTATAAAGTTGTTGATATTGCGATGGAAGTTGGTTATGACAATCTAAGCTACTTTATTACCCTGTTCAAAAAACAAAAAAAGATGACGCCTTCCCAATACCGCAAGCAATTTTTTGAACAAATTTCACTGGAGCCGGTTTCTGTATAA
- the yicI gene encoding alpha-xylosidase has product MKFTDGFWMTREGYHIQNPTDIRDIVQKDNSLTVHAATKYIRTKGNTLNGTLLKATYSSPMPNVIRVTLNHHKGRVKKGPEFELLNQDTNVEISKNEQGAVLKSGNLEVQIDKTNGWDISFLYGGKRITGSGHRQAGYITGPNKEAYFREQLDLGVGEYIYGLGERFTPFVKNGQIVETWNEDGGTSSEQSYKNIPFYLSNKGYGVFVNHPERVSYEIASENVSKVQFSVEGETLEYFIIGGDNPKDVLDNYTKLTGKPALPPAWTFGLWLTTSFTTDYDEGTVNHFVDGMAERDLPLSVFHFDCFWMKEYQWSDFVWDEEMFPDPEGMIKRLKDKGLKICAWINPYIAEKSYLFDEGMENGYLVKTADGSVWQWDMWQAGMALVDFTNPDAVKWYKSKLEVLLDQGVDSFKTDFGERIPTDVVYFDGSDPVKMHNYYTQLYNKAVFELLEEKLGKNEAALFARSATAGGQQFPVHWGGDCSSTYESMAESLRGGLSLGLSGFGFWSHDISGFENTATPDVYKRWVQFGLLSSHSRLHGSTSYRVPWLFDEESVDVVRDFTKLKISLMPYLYNSAQESTARGIPMMRAMMLEFPEDPTTYSLDTQYMFGDSVLVAPIFNKEGDVTYYLPEGTWTNFLTGEKIQGGRFVRENHSFRTLPMMIKPNSLIAVGAVNDVIEYDYAENVSLHLFELGEGNQAEANVVSTRSEQELNVKAVRSGDSIEITTEGTGKAWTLVLRGIHEVSAVQGGTAANGEHGVIVTPDAFTGKLTITL; this is encoded by the coding sequence ATGAAATTTACTGATGGATTCTGGATGACTCGTGAAGGGTATCATATTCAAAACCCAACTGATATTCGTGATATTGTACAAAAAGATAATTCTCTAACCGTTCATGCGGCTACTAAATATATTCGCACCAAGGGTAACACTTTGAACGGTACATTGCTGAAAGCAACTTACAGTTCTCCTATGCCTAACGTAATCCGTGTAACATTGAACCACCATAAGGGCAGAGTGAAAAAAGGTCCTGAATTCGAGCTTTTGAATCAGGATACAAATGTTGAAATCTCTAAGAACGAGCAAGGCGCTGTACTGAAGAGCGGTAATCTGGAAGTTCAGATTGACAAAACAAACGGCTGGGACATCAGCTTCCTATATGGCGGCAAGCGGATTACAGGCAGCGGTCATAGACAAGCTGGTTATATTACAGGGCCGAACAAGGAAGCATACTTCCGTGAGCAGCTGGATCTGGGCGTTGGTGAATACATTTATGGTCTTGGAGAGCGCTTTACTCCATTCGTTAAGAATGGACAAATCGTTGAGACATGGAATGAAGATGGCGGTACAAGCAGTGAGCAATCCTACAAGAACATTCCATTCTATCTATCCAACAAAGGCTATGGTGTGTTTGTAAACCATCCTGAACGTGTATCTTATGAGATTGCGTCAGAGAACGTATCCAAGGTTCAATTCAGTGTTGAGGGAGAGACTTTGGAATACTTCATCATCGGCGGTGACAATCCGAAGGATGTGCTTGACAACTATACGAAATTGACAGGTAAGCCTGCACTTCCACCAGCATGGACATTTGGTCTGTGGCTGACGACTTCCTTTACAACAGATTATGATGAAGGAACGGTAAATCACTTTGTGGACGGTATGGCTGAGCGTGATCTACCTCTCTCCGTATTCCACTTTGACTGCTTCTGGATGAAGGAATATCAATGGTCTGATTTCGTATGGGATGAGGAGATGTTCCCGGATCCGGAAGGCATGATTAAGCGTCTCAAAGATAAAGGACTTAAAATCTGTGCTTGGATTAATCCATATATCGCAGAAAAATCCTATTTGTTTGATGAAGGTATGGAAAACGGATATTTGGTCAAAACAGCGGACGGAAGCGTATGGCAATGGGATATGTGGCAAGCTGGTATGGCTCTTGTTGACTTCACAAATCCAGATGCCGTTAAATGGTATAAGAGCAAGCTGGAAGTGCTGCTTGACCAAGGTGTAGACTCCTTCAAGACAGATTTCGGTGAAAGAATTCCGACAGATGTCGTTTACTTTGATGGTTCGGATCCGGTCAAAATGCATAACTACTATACTCAGCTGTATAACAAAGCAGTATTCGAGCTGCTGGAAGAGAAGCTTGGCAAGAATGAAGCTGCATTATTCGCTCGTTCTGCAACAGCAGGCGGTCAACAGTTCCCTGTTCACTGGGGCGGTGATTGCTCCTCGACTTATGAATCCATGGCCGAATCACTTCGTGGAGGATTGTCGCTTGGATTGTCCGGGTTCGGTTTCTGGAGCCATGACATCAGCGGCTTCGAGAACACAGCAACTCCAGATGTGTACAAGCGCTGGGTTCAATTTGGACTTCTGTCCTCCCACAGCCGCCTGCACGGCAGCACATCCTATCGTGTACCTTGGCTCTTTGACGAAGAATCTGTGGATGTTGTACGCGACTTCACGAAGCTTAAGATCAGCCTGATGCCTTATCTGTACAATTCTGCCCAAGAATCGACTGCACGAGGCATTCCGATGATGCGTGCCATGATGCTTGAGTTCCCAGAGGATCCTACAACCTACAGCCTGGACACTCAATATATGTTTGGCGACTCCGTACTGGTTGCACCGATCTTTAACAAAGAAGGCGATGTCACTTACTATCTCCCTGAAGGAACCTGGACTAACTTCCTTACAGGAGAGAAGATTCAAGGTGGACGTTTCGTACGCGAGAATCATAGCTTCCGCACATTGCCAATGATGATCAAGCCGAACAGCCTGATCGCAGTGGGCGCGGTAAATGATGTAATCGAGTATGACTATGCTGAGAATGTTTCCTTGCATTTGTTTGAGCTTGGCGAAGGAAATCAGGCAGAGGCGAATGTAGTAAGCACGCGTTCTGAACAAGAGCTGAATGTGAAGGCCGTTCGTTCTGGAGACAGTATTGAAATAACGACAGAAGGAACAGGCAAAGCCTGGACACTCGTTCTTCGCGGTATCCATGAAGTATCTGCCGTACAAGGCGGAACGGCTGCAAACGGAGAGCATGGTGTTATCGTGACTCCTGACGCATTTACTGGCAAACTGACAATTACACTATAA
- a CDS encoding MFS transporter, whose amino-acid sequence MENKKLDLAALSSIPLIMTLGNSALIPILPQISRELKVSTFMVSMLITVYAVVAIILIPIAGYLSDRFGRKAVIIPSLIIAALGGAVSAGAAWWLTNGAAYWVILGGRLLQGVGAAGAFPIVIPLVGDMFEDEEQVSKSLGIIETSNTLGKVLSPIIGAALGVWLWYAPFLMIPVLCLISVLLVIFLVKSPGTKKEAPSFREFIGSLKDILAEKGRWLYAIFAVGCICMFVIFGVLFYLSEVLESRYDIHGVTKGFILAIPLAALCLSSYWSGKMIGKHKKRMKWIGCFGLILMTASLVVMGFSSQIYYVIGVFTAGGIGIGAALPCLDALITEGIEEEQRGTITALFSSMRFIGVSLGPPVISILLNTSHFILFMTLAAVGAAGILLTLFAIRPSEDKGDTNGNSKKSKNVHYRLGGKSMVRVKRKV is encoded by the coding sequence ATGGAAAACAAGAAGCTTGATCTGGCAGCACTTTCATCCATTCCTCTGATTATGACTTTGGGTAATTCAGCATTAATCCCGATCCTGCCGCAAATATCCAGAGAGCTTAAAGTGTCGACCTTTATGGTTAGCATGCTCATCACTGTCTATGCAGTCGTGGCCATTATATTAATTCCCATTGCAGGGTATTTGTCGGATCGGTTTGGCCGTAAGGCGGTCATTATTCCGAGCCTTATCATCGCTGCTCTCGGAGGGGCTGTATCAGCTGGTGCTGCCTGGTGGCTGACGAATGGTGCAGCGTATTGGGTCATCCTTGGCGGCAGGCTATTACAGGGCGTCGGAGCTGCCGGAGCTTTTCCCATTGTGATACCGCTGGTCGGAGACATGTTCGAGGATGAAGAACAGGTAAGCAAGAGCCTGGGTATTATTGAAACTTCTAATACGTTAGGGAAAGTGCTTAGTCCTATCATTGGTGCAGCTCTTGGGGTATGGCTCTGGTATGCACCATTTTTGATGATTCCCGTTCTGTGCCTAATCTCAGTGCTCCTTGTCATCTTCTTGGTAAAAAGTCCGGGCACCAAAAAGGAAGCGCCTTCTTTCCGGGAGTTTATCGGATCTTTAAAAGACATTCTCGCTGAGAAGGGGCGCTGGCTTTATGCCATTTTTGCTGTAGGCTGCATTTGTATGTTTGTTATATTTGGGGTGCTGTTTTATCTGTCCGAGGTGCTTGAATCCCGATACGATATCCATGGAGTAACCAAAGGCTTTATCCTGGCAATTCCGTTAGCCGCTCTGTGCCTGTCTTCTTATTGGAGTGGGAAGATGATCGGTAAGCATAAAAAGCGCATGAAATGGATCGGCTGCTTCGGATTGATCCTAATGACGGCATCTCTTGTTGTCATGGGCTTCTCAAGCCAGATATATTATGTCATCGGTGTATTTACTGCCGGTGGAATCGGCATAGGGGCTGCGCTTCCCTGCTTGGATGCGCTGATTACCGAAGGGATCGAAGAGGAGCAGCGAGGGACGATCACGGCATTGTTCAGCAGTATGCGGTTTATCGGGGTGTCCTTAGGTCCGCCCGTTATCTCGATTCTGCTGAATACATCGCATTTTATCCTATTTATGACGCTTGCCGCTGTGGGCGCAGCAGGTATTCTGCTTACCTTGTTTGCCATCAGGCCCTCAGAGGATAAGGGCGATACGAATGGCAATAGCAAAAAGTCCAAAAATGTGCATTACCGTTTAGGCGGAAAAAGCATGGTCAGAGTGAAAAGAAAAGTTTAA
- a CDS encoding MFS transporter: MQHEQTKLWTKEFVILTLCNFLLFLQLHMIISTLPAYVQGEFNANSFQVSLFTTLFALSAIIARIFAAKQLEKGKRNSMIYFGILVALLATLGYHFAAIMGTLLVLRMVFGVGFGMSSTAFPTMASDIIPVKRMGEGMGYFGLSTSLAMSIGPIVGLSLLNSYGFGLLTWSTAIIIVVIVPLSYMLTSKKVKKPQPVSNPFAVPEKKGFNSALVIPSILNGLMAVSYGGLVGFIAIFGAEQGIANPALFFLFNAIAILLIRPIAGRIYDSKGHGALIIPGSILIIVGLVILSFTSSTLSLFFAAFLFGLGYGSLQPTFQTWMIQVVHPSQRGLANGMFLNTLDFGIAIGALLLGIIASVTSYADMYRYSSLFIVLMLVIYVIYSRLAKQRAAVQEG, translated from the coding sequence ATGCAGCATGAACAAACGAAATTATGGACGAAGGAATTCGTTATTTTAACACTGTGTAATTTTCTGCTGTTTCTACAGCTACATATGATCATTTCTACCCTGCCGGCTTATGTGCAGGGCGAATTCAACGCAAATTCCTTTCAAGTCAGCCTGTTTACCACCCTGTTTGCCCTCAGCGCGATTATCGCGAGAATCTTCGCTGCCAAGCAGTTAGAAAAAGGAAAGCGCAACTCGATGATCTACTTTGGGATTCTCGTAGCTTTGCTCGCTACTCTTGGCTATCATTTTGCAGCCATCATGGGAACTCTGCTCGTATTGCGCATGGTGTTCGGCGTTGGCTTCGGTATGAGCAGCACCGCCTTCCCTACGATGGCCTCGGATATTATTCCTGTAAAACGGATGGGAGAGGGAATGGGTTACTTCGGTCTGTCTACGAGTCTCGCGATGTCCATCGGGCCCATTGTCGGCTTGTCACTGCTTAACTCTTACGGATTTGGACTGCTGACCTGGTCCACTGCAATTATTATTGTTGTCATTGTCCCGCTTAGTTATATGCTCACCTCCAAAAAAGTGAAAAAGCCGCAGCCGGTAAGCAATCCATTCGCTGTGCCTGAGAAGAAAGGCTTCAACTCCGCACTTGTCATTCCGTCTATACTTAACGGACTCATGGCCGTATCCTATGGAGGCTTGGTCGGCTTCATTGCGATCTTCGGGGCAGAGCAAGGGATTGCTAACCCGGCGCTGTTCTTTTTATTTAACGCCATAGCAATCTTGTTGATTCGACCGATTGCAGGCCGAATATATGATTCAAAAGGACATGGTGCTCTCATTATTCCCGGTTCTATACTCATTATTGTCGGACTCGTTATTCTATCATTTACAAGCTCTACGCTCAGTCTATTCTTTGCCGCTTTCTTGTTTGGATTAGGCTATGGCTCACTTCAGCCAACCTTCCAGACCTGGATGATTCAAGTCGTACATCCTTCGCAGCGCGGCTTGGCCAATGGCATGTTTTTGAACACGCTGGATTTCGGGATTGCCATCGGAGCTCTCTTGCTTGGCATTATCGCCTCTGTTACCAGCTATGCGGATATGTATCGGTACTCCTCACTATTTATAGTGTTGATGCTGGTCATCTACGTCATTTACTCGCGTCTCGCCAAACAGCGTGCAGCTGTACAAGAAGGATAA
- a CDS encoding MarR family winged helix-turn-helix transcriptional regulator codes for MNTSLSDRSIGFMLGVIHRRAVSVMTQRLKAYDITTEQWSVLLQIYMNEGLNQREIAVKAYKDQPTTTRILDMLEKKKLIIRKPSQKDRRAFELFLTDLGRDLSGTLVPLENQFNEDIAQIIPKEDMDVFWKVLSEMGSYLDTVLEKESQTK; via the coding sequence TTGAACACATCCCTGTCTGATCGCTCCATCGGCTTCATGCTCGGTGTTATTCATAGACGTGCAGTTAGTGTAATGACACAGCGTCTCAAAGCCTATGACATCACAACAGAGCAGTGGTCTGTGCTGCTGCAAATTTACATGAACGAGGGCCTGAATCAGCGCGAAATCGCTGTAAAAGCCTATAAAGATCAACCCACCACCACAAGAATACTGGATATGCTGGAAAAGAAGAAGCTGATCATACGCAAGCCTAGCCAAAAGGACCGCCGAGCCTTCGAGCTGTTTCTGACGGATCTCGGCAGAGATCTCTCCGGCACCTTAGTGCCACTAGAGAACCAATTTAATGAAGACATTGCTCAGATTATACCAAAGGAAGACATGGATGTTTTCTGGAAGGTGCTATCCGAGATGGGATCTTATCTTGATACGGTTCTAGAGAAGGAATCGCAAACAAAGTAA
- a CDS encoding CBS domain-containing protein: protein MELSSRQQEIIDLVARYAPIAGDHIAEQLGLSRPTIRSDLSILVMLGLLDAKPKVGYTLGTAVNELSQMNEQISRLTINDVLTPPLLIQEHRSAYDAVAMLFQENTGTLFVENESHDFVGIVSRKDLLKVTLGHADLKSIPVSLTMTRRAQTVALTPNDPAILAAQMLIRYQVNCLPVIRGEGEVRELGEHEVIGRVSKTTLLQLFIELAGV from the coding sequence ATGGAATTATCGAGCAGACAACAGGAAATTATCGATCTGGTCGCACGTTACGCCCCAATCGCAGGTGATCATATTGCAGAGCAGCTCGGTTTAAGCCGTCCTACCATCAGGTCCGATTTGTCTATACTCGTGATGCTTGGATTGTTGGATGCTAAGCCTAAGGTTGGATATACTCTGGGAACGGCAGTAAATGAGCTCAGTCAGATGAATGAACAGATATCCAGACTAACGATTAACGATGTGTTGACACCGCCGCTTCTGATTCAGGAGCATCGTTCGGCATATGATGCAGTTGCCATGTTATTTCAGGAGAATACAGGAACACTGTTTGTAGAGAATGAAAGCCATGATTTTGTAGGGATTGTATCTCGTAAGGATTTGCTCAAAGTAACACTCGGTCATGCAGATTTAAAGAGCATTCCTGTCAGCCTGACGATGACCAGGCGGGCGCAAACCGTTGCACTCACGCCTAATGATCCGGCTATTCTCGCTGCCCAGATGCTGATTCGCTATCAGGTCAATTGTCTACCCGTCATACGTGGTGAAGGAGAAGTAAGAGAATTAGGTGAGCATGAAGTCATTGGGAGGGTATCCAAGACGACTTTGCTCCAGTTGTTCATTGAGCTGGCAGGAGTCTAG
- a CDS encoding TraX family protein codes for MHWIAMITMLIDHIGAVFFPEHSILRIIGRIAFPVYAFSIFLGYKHTRNVKRYTFRLFIIAVVSQIPFMAAFNQSTLNVVWTLLASLLVLQALDKVKNEIAAIFIVISAGFMMEISTMDYGIYGLLLVLIYRYTEGFVMVFAHLFLNIIDMLQSQIQIWSTISTIFIAFAVYRGASFRSSVPRWLWTIFYPLHLAIIGIVRIYLR; via the coding sequence GTGCACTGGATAGCCATGATCACAATGCTGATTGATCATATAGGAGCTGTGTTTTTTCCAGAACACAGCATTCTGCGTATTATAGGAAGGATTGCTTTTCCGGTATATGCATTTTCTATATTTCTTGGTTATAAACATACACGTAATGTGAAGCGTTATACCTTCCGTTTGTTTATTATTGCAGTTGTATCCCAGATTCCGTTTATGGCTGCATTCAACCAATCCACATTAAATGTCGTGTGGACCTTGCTGGCTTCACTCCTTGTACTACAGGCGCTGGATAAAGTGAAGAATGAAATTGCAGCGATTTTTATTGTTATTTCAGCAGGATTCATGATGGAAATATCGACAATGGATTATGGGATCTATGGTTTGTTGCTCGTGCTGATCTATAGGTACACTGAAGGCTTCGTGATGGTGTTTGCACATCTGTTCTTGAATATTATAGATATGCTGCAGTCACAAATTCAGATATGGAGCACGATATCTACTATATTTATTGCCTTCGCCGTGTACAGGGGGGCATCATTCAGATCTTCCGTTCCACGCTGGTTATGGACGATCTTCTATCCTCTGCATCTTGCGATCATAGGAATTGTCCGAATTTATCTAAGATAA